The Quatrionicoccus australiensis nucleotide sequence GCGTCGACGTCGGCGCTCGAAGTGATGACCGTAAACACCACCTCGCAGGCCCGGCCGAGTTCGGCCGGCGTCGCATGCAAGATCGCCGGCAAGCCGGCGGCGCTCGCCGGTCGACGCGCCCAGACGTGCAATTCGTGGCCGGCGCGCTGCAGGTGCAGCGCCATCGGCCGCCCCATGACGCCGAGACCGATGAAGCCGACCTTCATGCGTCCTGCCCAGACAGGCCTTCGAGCAGCTTGAGCACGGCAATCGAGTCTTCCTCGCCGTGGCCGGAACCGACCATGGCATTGAACATCTGCGCCGTCGCCGCCGAACCGGGCAGGCAGAGACCGAGTTCATGCGCCGTCTGCATGACGATATTGAGATCCTTTTCGTGCATCCAGCTCTTGAAGCCGGGCTTGAAATTGCGGTCGAGCATGCGCTGACCGTGATTTTCGAGGATTTTCGAATAGGCAAAACCACCGAGCAGCGCCTCACGCACCTTGGACCGGTCGACGCCGTTTTTACTGGCAAAAGCAAAAGCCTCGGCCACCGCCAGCACGCCCATGCCGGTAACGATCTGGTTGGCCGCCTTGGTGACCTGACCGGCACCACTGGCGCCGACGTGAACGATGTTCTTGCCCATGCAGGCGAATGCCGGCTGCGCCCTGGCAAAAGCGGCTTCCGAGCCGCCCGCCATGATCGACAGCGTGCCGGCAATGGCGCCGACCTCGCCGCCGGAAACCGGCGCATCGACGAAATCGACGCCGGCCGCCGCCAGTTCCTCGCCAATCCGGCGCGCCGCGGCCGGCGCAATGGTGCTCATGTCGACCGCGACCAGGCCCGATGCGGCCCCGGCGGCAACGCCGCGCATGACTTCGGCGACATCCGGCGCATCGGCGACCATCGAGATGACCAGTTCGACGCCAGCTGCCGCTTCGGCCGGGCTGGCCGCGCCACTGGCGCCGGCGTCGAGCAGCGGCTGCATCGATTCGGCGCGACGCGCCCAGACGGTGACCTGGTGGCCACCCTTGATCAGATTGAGGGCCATCGGGCGCCCCATGATGCCGAGGCCAAGGAAAGCGATTTTCATGCGGAACTCCGGAGCGGGAAGGCCCAGATTCTAGGGGCTGGCCCCTTAACCGGCAATCAGGCCGGCTTCGGCACCTGGCCGGCAACAACGATATTGTCAGCCAGCACCGGGCGACAGAAATGGAAACCCTGCCCACGCTCGCACGCCATCTCGCGCAGGAAATCCGCCTGCGCCGAATTTTCGACGCCTTCGGCGACCAGTTTCAAACCGAGCGAACGGCCAAGCGCGATGATCGACGAAACCAGCGACGCGGCATCGGTATCCGACTCCATGTCGGCAACGAAGGCCTGGTCGATCTTCAGGCGATCGATCGGGAAGCGGCGCAGGTAGGAAAGCGAGGAATAGCCGGTGCCGAAGTCGTCGATCGCCAGCTTGACGCCCATCGCCTTCAGTTCGGCCAGGGTCGCCACCGAGGAGTCGGCGCTGTGCATCACGGTGCTCTCGGTGATTTCCAGTTCCAGGCGCTCGGCCGGCAAACCGGTTTCGGCAAGCACGGCGCGCACCGACTGAACGAATTCCGGCTGGCGGAACTGGTGCGCCGAAATATTGACCGCGATTTCGCCCATGTCCACGCCCTCGTCCAGCCAGGCACGCGCCTGCCGGCAGGCGGTGAGCAGGACCCAGTGCCCGAGCGGCAGGATCAGGCCGCTCTCTTCGGCCAACGGGATGAAGTCGCCCGGCGGAATCATGCCGCGCACCGGATGCTGCCAGCGCACCAGCGCCTCGACACCGACGATGCGCCCGCTCGGCAGATCGACCTGCGGCTGGTAATGCAGCAGCAGCTGGTTGTCGGCCAGGGCCTGCCACAACTCGTTTTCGAGATGCAGGCGCTTGTTGGCGGCAACGTTCATCGGCGCCGCGAAGAAACGGTAATTGTTGCGGCCGCTCGCCTTGGCGTAATACATCGCGGTATCGGCATTGCGCATCAGGGCCTCCGGCGTGTCGCCGTCGGCCGGGTAGAAGCTGATGCCGATCGAGGGGCTGGTATGCAATTGGTGACCATCGATCTCGCAAGGTTCGCTGATCGCCTGCACCAGACTATGCACCTTGCTGACCATGGCGTCGGCGTCGCGCACGCCTTCAAATACCAGGACGAATTCGTCGCCGCCCAGGCGCAGGACATGGTCGAATTCGCTGGCGAAGCCATGCAGGCGCCGCGCGACTTCGCACAGCAGTTGGTCGCCGGCATGGTGACCGAGCGAGTCGTTGACCGTCTTGAAGTTGTCCAGGTCGAGCAGGAGCACGGCAAAACTGCCTTCCAGGCGGCGCGCCGCGACCAGCGCCCGCGCCAGGCAACCGTCGAGGGCCGCACGATTGGGCAGGCCGGTCAGCGGGTCGTGATGGGCCAGATACTCGATACGTGCTTCCTGGGCCTTCTGGGCGCTGATATCGGAAAAAACGCCGACATAATGTGTCCGACCGCCAGGCTCGGCAGGATTGATTGCGCTGATGCGCAACTGGTGCGGTGTAATCTCGCCGCCTTTGCGCCGATCCCAGACTTCTCCCTGCCACTCACCACTGCTCGTGATGCTGTCCCAGATCGCACGATAAAAGCCGGCGTCGTGCCGCCCGGAACTG carries:
- a CDS encoding NAD(P)-dependent oxidoreductase; amino-acid sequence: MKIAFLGLGIMGRPMALNLIKGGHQVTVWARRAESMQPLLDAGASGAASPAEAAAGVELVISMVADAPDVAEVMRGVAAGAASGLVAVDMSTIAPAAARRIGEELAAAGVDFVDAPVSGGEVGAIAGTLSIMAGGSEAAFARAQPAFACMGKNIVHVGASGAGQVTKAANQIVTGMGVLAVAEAFAFASKNGVDRSKVREALLGGFAYSKILENHGQRMLDRNFKPGFKSWMHEKDLNIVMQTAHELGLCLPGSAATAQMFNAMVGSGHGEEDSIAVLKLLEGLSGQDA
- a CDS encoding putative bifunctional diguanylate cyclase/phosphodiesterase, which translates into the protein MQTARAFRKFRLILVGAIVLVWSLAGYNLWLQPSLAGWLLALALLLSALVWRGFSTLGWSLRQAGEQTDLHRQIIDYTSEAMMLTDGGLRILAVNAAFERITGYPAAEAVGQTPRLLSSGRHDAGFYRAIWDSITSSGEWQGEVWDRRKGGEITPHQLRISAINPAEPGGRTHYVGVFSDISAQKAQEARIEYLAHHDPLTGLPNRAALDGCLARALVAARRLEGSFAVLLLDLDNFKTVNDSLGHHAGDQLLCEVARRLHGFASEFDHVLRLGGDEFVLVFEGVRDADAMVSKVHSLVQAISEPCEIDGHQLHTSPSIGISFYPADGDTPEALMRNADTAMYYAKASGRNNYRFFAAPMNVAANKRLHLENELWQALADNQLLLHYQPQVDLPSGRIVGVEALVRWQHPVRGMIPPGDFIPLAEESGLILPLGHWVLLTACRQARAWLDEGVDMGEIAVNISAHQFRQPEFVQSVRAVLAETGLPAERLELEITESTVMHSADSSVATLAELKAMGVKLAIDDFGTGYSSLSYLRRFPIDRLKIDQAFVADMESDTDAASLVSSIIALGRSLGLKLVAEGVENSAQADFLREMACERGQGFHFCRPVLADNIVVAGQVPKPA